From a region of the Thermomonas sp. HDW16 genome:
- a CDS encoding DegV family protein translates to MRIGIVVDSACDVPMDFIEQEHVTILPVTVQIGQAVLADMRNEDATRNFLTGETAARAVEADTTPYTVQQVHDLFLSKLVLDYDYVFCICTTRSRSGIFDNAMQASYTILNDYKPVRAAAGNSTPFSLRVIDSQNVFAAVGVMAIEAARLRAAGEGAPKIRSRLEHLALYTQGYMVPPDLHYMRNRIKRRGDKSISFFSATLGTALDIKPILYCNRGETGPVAKVKGFEAAAEKLFDFAASRVRAGLMTPTMSLSYGGDLDKMRTLPGYQRLRDTCAEHNVEMFESLMSLSGMVNVGQGGLVVGFAAEPAKFE, encoded by the coding sequence ATGCGCATTGGCATCGTGGTGGATTCGGCATGCGACGTGCCGATGGACTTCATCGAACAGGAACACGTCACCATCCTGCCGGTCACCGTGCAGATCGGGCAGGCAGTGCTGGCCGACATGCGCAACGAGGACGCGACGCGCAACTTCCTCACCGGCGAAACCGCCGCACGCGCGGTCGAAGCCGACACCACGCCCTACACCGTGCAACAGGTGCACGACCTGTTCCTGTCCAAGCTGGTGCTGGACTACGACTACGTGTTCTGCATCTGCACCACACGCTCGCGCAGCGGCATCTTCGACAACGCGATGCAGGCCAGCTACACCATCCTCAACGACTACAAGCCGGTGCGGGCGGCAGCCGGCAACAGCACGCCGTTCTCGCTGCGGGTGATCGACAGCCAGAACGTGTTTGCCGCGGTTGGCGTGATGGCCATTGAGGCTGCGCGCCTGCGCGCCGCCGGTGAAGGCGCACCGAAGATCCGTTCCCGGCTTGAGCACCTGGCGCTGTACACCCAAGGCTACATGGTGCCGCCGGACCTGCACTACATGCGCAACCGCATCAAGCGTCGCGGCGACAAGAGCATCAGCTTCTTCAGCGCGACCCTGGGCACGGCGCTCGACATCAAGCCGATCCTCTACTGCAACCGCGGCGAGACTGGCCCGGTCGCAAAGGTGAAAGGCTTCGAGGCCGCAGCCGAAAAATTGTTCGATTTCGCCGCAAGCCGCGTGCGCGCCGGGTTAATGACCCCCACCATGTCCCTGAGCTACGGCGGCGACCTCGACAAGATGCGCACCCTGCCCGGCTACCAGCGCCTGCGCGACACCTGTGCCGAGCACAACGTCGAAATGTTCGAAAGCCTGATGAGCCTGTCCGGCATGGTCAATGTTGGCCAAGGGGGATTGGTGGTTGGCTTCGCCGCGGAACCCGCCAAATTCGAATGA
- a CDS encoding DUF1761 domain-containing protein, whose protein sequence is MGPNFVDVNWLAVIAAAVSAFLLGGLWYGPLFKKAWCRENGMDPDAPPKGHPAKVFGTAFIAALIAAAAFAIILRPDPPLFIAVHAGFLTGLAYVAMSFGINYAFAGRSFKLWLIDGGYHTLQFTLYGLILGLWH, encoded by the coding sequence ATGGGTCCGAATTTCGTCGACGTCAACTGGCTGGCGGTCATCGCGGCGGCGGTCTCCGCCTTCCTGCTCGGCGGCCTGTGGTACGGGCCGCTGTTCAAGAAGGCCTGGTGCCGGGAAAACGGCATGGATCCGGATGCGCCGCCGAAGGGACATCCAGCAAAGGTCTTCGGTACCGCCTTCATCGCCGCACTGATCGCCGCCGCCGCGTTCGCGATCATCCTGCGCCCGGATCCGCCGCTGTTCATCGCCGTGCATGCCGGTTTCCTCACCGGCCTGGCCTATGTCGCGATGAGTTTCGGCATCAACTACGCCTTTGCCGGCCGAAGCTTCAAGCTGTGGCTGATCGACGGCGGCTACCACACCCTGCAATTCACCCTGTACGGCCTGATCCTGGGGTTGTGGCACTGA
- a CDS encoding amidohydrolase family protein gives MRRLVLVAALLAACGVASAQDMLIRNATVHTASARGTLQAADVLVRNGRIAAVGNGLPAGSATVIDAQGKPLTPALFGGVTDIGVEEVSGESATVDNTLALGANAADMQVRPEFDVTLAYNPESILIPVARVEGIGWTLLSAGTRAGGSFIGGQGGSVRLDGSLDAIGPRILFVTLGGDGANLSGSSRAAQWMLLDQLIDEVRGRIPQDSQFALLTPAGRTTLAKYFGGGGRVLVRIQRAADIARLLRWSKQRGVNIALLGATEGWKVAPQLAAANVPVFVDALADLPADFDEIGATLENAARMHAAGVRVSFSQAGDASHNARKIRQLAGNAVANGLPWEAALAGLTSVPANSFGVSDELGTIAVGQRADLVLWSGDPLDVANVAQQVWLDGRAIPMRSRQTELRDRYLHGDTGLPRAYPNDAR, from the coding sequence ATGAGGCGCCTGGTTCTGGTCGCGGCCTTGTTGGCTGCCTGCGGTGTTGCATCCGCGCAAGACATGCTGATCCGCAATGCCACCGTGCATACCGCCAGCGCGCGCGGCACCCTGCAAGCGGCCGACGTGCTGGTGCGCAACGGTCGCATCGCCGCGGTGGGCAATGGCCTGCCTGCGGGCAGCGCGACGGTGATCGATGCACAGGGCAAGCCGCTGACGCCGGCCCTGTTCGGCGGCGTCACCGATATCGGCGTGGAGGAAGTCTCCGGCGAATCCGCGACGGTGGACAACACGCTGGCGCTGGGTGCGAATGCCGCCGACATGCAGGTGCGCCCGGAGTTCGACGTCACCCTGGCCTACAACCCGGAATCGATCTTGATCCCGGTGGCACGGGTGGAGGGCATCGGCTGGACGTTGTTGTCGGCCGGCACCCGCGCCGGCGGCTCCTTCATCGGTGGACAGGGCGGTAGCGTTCGCCTGGATGGCAGCCTGGACGCGATCGGTCCGCGCATCCTGTTCGTCACCCTGGGCGGCGATGGCGCCAACCTCAGCGGCAGTTCGCGCGCGGCGCAATGGATGCTGCTCGACCAACTGATCGATGAAGTGCGCGGGCGCATTCCGCAGGATTCGCAATTCGCCTTGCTGACGCCTGCCGGCCGCACCACGCTGGCGAAATACTTCGGTGGTGGCGGACGGGTGCTGGTGCGCATCCAGCGCGCGGCCGACATCGCCCGTCTGCTGCGTTGGTCGAAGCAGCGCGGAGTCAACATCGCCCTGCTTGGCGCGACCGAAGGCTGGAAAGTCGCGCCGCAACTCGCCGCCGCCAACGTGCCGGTGTTCGTCGATGCGCTGGCCGACCTTCCGGCGGATTTCGACGAGATCGGTGCCACGCTGGAAAACGCCGCGCGCATGCACGCGGCGGGCGTGCGCGTCTCGTTCTCGCAAGCCGGCGACGCCTCGCACAACGCGCGCAAGATCCGCCAGTTGGCGGGCAATGCAGTGGCCAACGGCCTGCCGTGGGAAGCTGCACTGGCCGGGCTGACCTCGGTGCCGGCCAACAGCTTCGGCGTGAGCGATGAACTCGGCACGATTGCCGTCGGCCAGCGCGCCGACCTGGTGCTGTGGAGCGGCGATCCGCTGGATGTCGCCAACGTGGCGCAACAGGTCTGGCTGGACGGCCGCGCGATCCCGATGCGCTCGCGCCAGACCGAACTGCGCGATCGTTACCTGCACGGCGACACCGGTTTGCCGCGCGCCTATCCCAACGACGCACGCTGA
- a CDS encoding amidohydrolase, with protein MKRLTAALAVALLAGCAGTPQKPAATAKPYDFAADPYPSTYQRVMSPPVLIQHATVLTGTGSRLDNADVLMRDGKIVAVGIDLDIPTDAVRVDATGKWVTPGIIDIHSHLGVYASPGVSAHSDGNEATSPVTANVWAEHSIWPQDPGFHTALAGGVTSLQILPGSANLIGGRGVTVKNISSITYQGMKFPGAPWGLKMACGENPKRVYGQKGGPSTRMGNIAGYRAAFADAADYMKKRKAGGKDAEGKRDLKLDTLAGAINGDIRVNIHCYRADEMAIMLDLAKEFGFKISAFHHGVEAYKIADRLAAEGVCAALWADWWGFKMESFDGIQENIALVDRVPGGCAIVHSDSEEGIQRLNQEAAKVMANAKRVGIDITPEHAIRWLTQNPAKAMGILDQTGTLEAGKMADVVLWNGNPFSSYAQAEQVYVDGARLYDRHDKSRQPKSDFLLGQDVMRGGVR; from the coding sequence ATGAAACGACTGACTGCCGCCCTTGCGGTGGCCTTGCTGGCTGGTTGCGCCGGTACGCCGCAGAAGCCTGCCGCGACCGCCAAGCCCTACGACTTCGCGGCTGATCCCTATCCCAGCACCTACCAGCGGGTGATGTCGCCGCCGGTGCTCATCCAGCACGCGACGGTGCTGACCGGCACCGGTAGCCGCCTCGACAATGCCGATGTGCTGATGCGCGACGGCAAGATCGTCGCGGTCGGCATCGACCTCGATATCCCCACCGATGCCGTGCGCGTCGACGCAACCGGCAAATGGGTGACCCCCGGCATCATCGACATCCATTCGCACCTTGGCGTGTATGCCAGCCCCGGGGTGAGCGCGCACAGCGACGGCAACGAGGCGACTTCGCCGGTCACCGCCAATGTCTGGGCCGAACATTCGATCTGGCCACAGGATCCCGGCTTCCACACCGCGCTGGCCGGCGGCGTGACCAGCCTGCAGATCCTGCCGGGCAGCGCCAACCTGATCGGTGGGCGCGGAGTGACGGTGAAGAACATCTCCTCGATCACCTACCAGGGCATGAAATTTCCGGGCGCGCCCTGGGGCCTGAAGATGGCCTGCGGCGAGAACCCCAAGCGCGTGTACGGGCAGAAGGGCGGGCCGTCGACGCGGATGGGCAATATCGCCGGCTATCGCGCGGCCTTCGCCGATGCCGCCGACTACATGAAGAAACGCAAGGCCGGCGGCAAGGATGCGGAAGGCAAGCGCGACCTCAAGCTGGATACGCTGGCCGGCGCGATCAATGGCGACATCCGCGTCAACATCCACTGCTACCGCGCCGACGAGATGGCGATCATGCTCGACCTGGCCAAGGAATTCGGCTTCAAGATTTCCGCGTTCCACCACGGCGTGGAGGCCTACAAGATCGCCGACCGGCTGGCCGCCGAAGGCGTCTGCGCCGCGCTGTGGGCGGACTGGTGGGGCTTCAAGATGGAAAGCTTCGACGGCATCCAGGAAAACATCGCGCTGGTCGACCGCGTGCCGGGCGGCTGCGCCATCGTGCATTCGGATTCGGAGGAAGGCATCCAGCGCCTCAACCAGGAAGCAGCGAAGGTGATGGCGAATGCGAAGCGTGTCGGCATCGACATCACCCCCGAGCATGCGATCCGCTGGCTCACCCAGAACCCGGCGAAGGCGATGGGCATCCTCGACCAGACCGGCACGCTGGAGGCCGGCAAGATGGCCGACGTCGTGCTGTGGAACGGCAATCCGTTCAGCAGTTATGCGCAGGCCGAACAGGTCTATGTCGATGGCGCGCGGTTGTACGACCGCCACGACAAATCGCGGCAACCGAAGTCGGACTTCCTGCTTGGACAGGACGTGATGCGTGGAGGTGTGCGATGA
- a CDS encoding AMP nucleosidase: MKDKNEIVDNWLPRYTGVPLDGFGEHILLTNFGGYLGHFAEMTGAPIVGLDRPMPSATADGITMINFGMGSPNAATMMDLLSAIMPKAVLFLGKCGGLKKKNQLGDLVLPIAAIRGEGTSNDYLPPEVPALPAFAMQRVISTTIRDMELDYWTGTVYTTNRRVWEHDEEFKEKLRAMRCMAIDMETATVFAAGFANRIPTGALLLVSDQPMIPEGVKTEASDAKVSADYVQNHIKVGIESLKLIRRHGKSVRHLRFDE; encoded by the coding sequence ATGAAGGACAAGAACGAGATCGTCGACAACTGGCTGCCGCGTTACACGGGCGTGCCGCTGGACGGCTTCGGCGAGCACATCCTGCTGACCAATTTCGGTGGCTACCTCGGGCATTTCGCCGAGATGACAGGCGCGCCCATCGTCGGCCTGGACCGGCCGATGCCAAGCGCGACTGCAGACGGCATCACCATGATCAACTTCGGCATGGGCAGCCCGAACGCGGCGACGATGATGGACCTGCTGTCCGCGATCATGCCGAAGGCGGTGCTGTTCCTCGGCAAATGCGGTGGCCTGAAGAAGAAGAACCAGTTGGGCGACCTGGTGCTGCCGATCGCCGCGATCCGCGGCGAAGGCACCAGCAACGACTACCTGCCGCCGGAAGTGCCGGCGCTGCCCGCATTCGCCATGCAGCGCGTGATCTCCACCACCATCCGCGACATGGAGCTGGATTACTGGACCGGCACCGTCTACACCACCAACCGCCGGGTCTGGGAGCACGACGAGGAGTTCAAGGAGAAGCTGCGCGCGATGCGTTGCATGGCGATCGACATGGAAACCGCCACCGTGTTCGCCGCCGGTTTCGCCAACCGTATTCCCACCGGTGCGCTGCTGCTGGTCAGCGACCAGCCAATGATCCCGGAAGGCGTCAAGACCGAAGCCTCAGACGCCAAGGTCTCCGCCGACTACGTGCAGAACCACATCAAGGTCGGCATCGAGTCGCTCAAGCTGATCCGCCGCCACGGCAAGTCGGTGCGCCACTTGAGGTTCGACGAATGA
- the grxD gene encoding Grx4 family monothiol glutaredoxin, with product MSLDPATRARIDSLLAANPVVLFMKGNPRAPQCGFSSKAVGELDAAGATYAHVDVLADPEIREGIKAYGDWPTIPQLYIGGELVGGSDIILQMAGSGELHTALGLPAPDRTPPQITITPAAAAMLKQALADAGDGFALQIDIDGGYNARLQLAQRDDDAIASESAGILAQFDLASAQRARGMSIDWADDERGKGLVIDNPNAPPKVRAMTPAQAAERTAAGTLTIVDVRPGDERALASLATDYLCFDDGVEEIESLPKSMPLAFLCHHGGRSAQAAEHFRALGFGEVYNIVGGIDAWAEIDPAIPRY from the coding sequence ATGTCCCTCGACCCCGCCACCCGCGCCCGCATCGACTCGTTGCTGGCCGCCAATCCCGTCGTCCTGTTCATGAAGGGCAACCCGCGCGCACCGCAATGCGGCTTCTCGTCCAAAGCCGTCGGCGAGCTGGATGCGGCGGGCGCGACGTATGCGCATGTCGACGTGCTGGCCGATCCGGAAATCCGCGAAGGCATCAAGGCCTATGGCGACTGGCCGACCATCCCGCAGCTGTACATCGGCGGCGAGCTGGTGGGCGGTTCCGACATCATCCTCCAGATGGCCGGCAGCGGTGAATTGCACACCGCGCTGGGCCTGCCGGCGCCGGATCGCACGCCGCCGCAGATCACCATCACCCCCGCCGCCGCCGCGATGCTGAAGCAAGCGCTGGCCGATGCCGGCGACGGTTTCGCGCTGCAGATCGATATCGACGGCGGCTACAACGCGCGCCTGCAACTGGCGCAGCGCGACGATGACGCCATCGCCAGCGAGTCCGCCGGTATCCTCGCCCAGTTCGACCTGGCCAGCGCGCAACGCGCACGCGGCATGTCGATCGACTGGGCCGACGACGAACGCGGCAAGGGCCTGGTGATCGACAACCCCAACGCGCCGCCGAAAGTGCGCGCGATGACGCCGGCGCAAGCCGCCGAACGCACCGCCGCCGGTACCCTGACCATCGTCGACGTGCGCCCGGGAGACGAACGCGCCTTGGCCTCGCTCGCCACCGACTATCTCTGCTTCGACGACGGCGTCGAAGAAATCGAATCGCTGCCGAAGAGCATGCCACTGGCCTTCCTCTGCCACCACGGCGGACGCAGCGCGCAGGCAGCGGAGCATTTCCGCGCATTGGGCTTCGGCGAGGTCTACAACATCGTGGGCGGCATCGACGCCTGGGCCGAAATCGATCCGGCGATTCCGCGTTACTGA
- a CDS encoding SGNH/GDSL hydrolase family protein, which produces MATLPQAQLSYLALGDSYSIGEGVEADGRWPMQLARGLRDAGIAISDPRIIATTGWTTDELSAAMDDAEPLGEWDFVSLLIGVNNQYRGRDVDDYLGEFARLLQHAIALANARAERVLVLSIPDWGVTPFGVASERDVEQISNALDAYNAAAREVCMAHGVAFVDIADVSRARGAEPAMLAEDGLHPSARLYAEWTRLALPVAKELLDGEWEVSA; this is translated from the coding sequence ATGGCGACGCTGCCGCAAGCGCAGCTGTCGTATCTCGCCCTCGGCGATTCCTACAGCATCGGCGAAGGCGTCGAAGCCGATGGCCGATGGCCGATGCAGCTGGCGCGCGGCCTGCGCGACGCCGGTATCGCGATTTCTGATCCGCGCATCATCGCCACCACAGGCTGGACAACCGATGAGCTGTCCGCCGCGATGGACGATGCCGAACCGCTTGGCGAATGGGATTTCGTCAGCCTGCTGATCGGCGTCAACAACCAGTACCGCGGCCGCGACGTCGACGATTACCTCGGCGAATTTGCGCGCCTGCTGCAACACGCGATCGCATTGGCGAATGCGCGTGCGGAGCGCGTGCTGGTGCTGTCCATCCCAGACTGGGGCGTAACCCCGTTCGGCGTCGCCAGCGAGCGCGACGTGGAACAAATTTCTAACGCACTGGATGCCTACAATGCCGCCGCCCGCGAGGTCTGCATGGCACATGGCGTAGCCTTCGTGGATATCGCCGATGTGTCGCGCGCGCGCGGTGCGGAGCCGGCGATGCTGGCGGAAGACGGGCTGCATCCGTCTGCGCGGTTGTACGCCGAATGGACGCGGCTGGCGTTGCCTGTAGCAAAGGAATTGCTGGATGGCGAATGGGAAGTTTCCGCGTGA
- a CDS encoding pyridoxal phosphate-dependent aminotransferase, whose translation MSPPSLKTRTRLSEVRYEIRGELARRARELEGQGRSLIKLNIGNPGAFGFRAPEHLQRAIADHIANTDPYTHQQGLPEAREAIAAFHKQRGTPNASPERVFVGNGVSELIDISLRALLNPGDEVLLPSPDYPLWSAATILNDGRPVYYRCDEATGFLPDPEQIESLVSSRTRAIVLINPNNPTGANYPRELLERIVAVAQKHKLLLMADEIYDGILYDDNTFQPIAPLAGDLPCMSFGGLSKVHRACGWRVGWAVLSGDPLASGDYHHAMDLLGALRLCANVPGQFAIQQALHGADTISELVQPGGRLYETRKALIESCEASEHLRLVAPAGALYGFPGVVGDAARGFDDHAFALQMLEEEDVLIVPGSSFNVPYRNHFRVTLLPEASMLREVFARIDRVLTRRAEDARRSAVA comes from the coding sequence ATGTCCCCGCCCAGCCTCAAGACCCGCACCCGCCTGTCCGAAGTCCGCTACGAAATCCGCGGAGAACTGGCCCGGCGAGCCCGCGAGCTGGAAGGCCAGGGCCGCAGCCTGATCAAGCTCAACATCGGCAACCCCGGCGCGTTCGGCTTCCGCGCACCGGAGCACCTGCAGCGTGCGATCGCCGACCACATCGCCAACACCGATCCCTACACCCACCAGCAGGGCCTGCCGGAAGCGCGCGAGGCCATCGCCGCCTTCCACAAGCAGCGCGGTACGCCGAATGCCTCGCCGGAGCGGGTGTTCGTCGGCAACGGCGTGTCCGAACTGATCGACATCTCGCTGCGCGCCCTGCTCAATCCGGGTGACGAAGTCCTACTGCCATCGCCCGACTACCCGTTGTGGTCGGCGGCCACCATCCTCAACGACGGCCGCCCGGTCTATTACCGCTGCGACGAAGCCACCGGCTTCCTGCCCGATCCCGAGCAGATCGAATCGCTGGTGTCCTCGCGCACTCGCGCCATCGTGCTGATCAACCCGAACAATCCGACCGGCGCGAACTACCCGCGCGAGTTGCTGGAGCGCATCGTCGCCGTCGCGCAGAAGCACAAGCTGCTGCTGATGGCCGACGAGATCTATGACGGCATCCTCTACGACGACAACACCTTCCAACCGATTGCCCCACTCGCCGGCGACCTGCCCTGCATGAGTTTCGGCGGTTTGTCGAAGGTGCATCGCGCCTGCGGCTGGCGCGTGGGCTGGGCGGTGTTGAGCGGCGACCCGTTGGCCAGCGGCGACTATCACCACGCGATGGACCTGCTCGGCGCACTGCGCCTGTGCGCCAACGTGCCGGGCCAGTTCGCCATCCAGCAGGCCCTGCATGGTGCCGACACCATCTCCGAACTGGTCCAGCCCGGCGGACGCCTGTATGAGACCCGCAAGGCGCTGATCGAAAGTTGCGAGGCCAGCGAACACCTGCGCCTGGTCGCACCGGCCGGCGCGCTGTACGGCTTCCCCGGCGTGGTGGGCGATGCCGCGCGCGGCTTCGACGACCACGCCTTCGCGCTGCAGATGCTCGAAGAAGAGGACGTGCTGATCGTGCCCGGTTCCAGCTTCAACGTGCCCTACCGCAACCACTTCCGCGTCACCTTGCTGCCGGAAGCGTCGATGCTGCGCGAAGTGTTCGCCCGCATCGATCGCGTGCTGACCCGCCGCGCCGAAGACGCACGCCGCAGCGCCGTGGCCTGA
- the rsgA gene encoding ribosome small subunit-dependent GTPase A yields the protein MTPLQAIGWRWTPSTLDPAWAGLIAAHPQARPARISEQHRSGYLVAETVDAAYRAESLPEWQRAGSYRKGEITPESRPAVGDWVLIEGEAPNALRIVALLPRFSAIKRGAAGEHYKQQVIAANIDTVFVVCGLDADFNPRRIERYLMLVGGSGVQPVIVLTKSDKDGADVEAAAHELRALDVPVHAVNAKDRDSVAVLAPWLGEGQSIVLVGSSGAGKSTLTNTLLGIEKMKTGAVRDSDDRGRHTTTHRALIALPSGACLIDTPGMRELKPTGEEDVAESFADIEALAAQCKFNDCKHQKEPGCAVRAAVERGEVDAQRVANFLKLSEEVAGAANKLATRLAQKSDTKVQNKSMCKRIDEKYGRH from the coding sequence ATGACTCCCCTGCAGGCCATCGGCTGGCGCTGGACGCCGTCGACCCTCGATCCGGCCTGGGCCGGGTTGATCGCCGCGCATCCGCAGGCACGCCCTGCGCGGATCAGCGAACAGCATCGCAGCGGCTATCTGGTCGCGGAAACGGTCGATGCTGCATATCGCGCCGAATCGCTGCCGGAATGGCAGCGCGCAGGCAGCTACCGCAAGGGCGAGATCACCCCGGAATCGCGGCCGGCGGTCGGCGATTGGGTGCTGATCGAAGGCGAGGCGCCGAACGCGCTGCGCATCGTCGCGCTGTTGCCACGGTTTTCCGCGATCAAGCGCGGCGCGGCCGGCGAGCACTACAAGCAGCAGGTGATCGCGGCCAATATCGATACGGTGTTCGTGGTCTGTGGCCTTGATGCGGATTTCAATCCGCGCCGGATCGAACGCTATCTGATGCTGGTCGGCGGCAGCGGCGTGCAGCCGGTGATCGTGCTGACGAAGTCGGACAAGGATGGTGCCGATGTCGAAGCGGCCGCGCACGAGTTGCGCGCGCTGGACGTGCCGGTGCACGCGGTGAACGCCAAGGATCGCGACAGCGTGGCCGTGCTTGCGCCATGGCTGGGCGAAGGCCAGAGCATCGTGCTGGTGGGTAGCTCCGGCGCGGGCAAGTCCACGCTGACCAATACCCTGCTCGGCATCGAGAAAATGAAGACCGGCGCGGTGCGCGACAGCGACGATCGCGGCCGCCACACCACCACCCATCGCGCGCTGATCGCGCTGCCGTCCGGCGCCTGCCTGATCGATACGCCCGGCATGCGCGAACTGAAGCCGACCGGCGAGGAAGACGTGGCCGAGAGCTTCGCCGATATCGAAGCGCTGGCCGCGCAATGCAAGTTCAACGACTGCAAGCATCAGAAGGAACCGGGTTGTGCGGTGCGCGCGGCAGTGGAACGCGGCGAAGTGGATGCGCAGCGCGTCGCCAACTTCCTCAAGCTGAGCGAGGAAGTGGCCGGTGCCGCCAACAAGCTGGCCACGCGGCTGGCGCAAAAGTCGGATACGAAGGTGCAGAACAAGTCCATGTGCAAGCGCATCGACGAGAAATACGGACGCCATTGA
- a CDS encoding flavohemoglobin expression-modulating QEGLA motif protein, protein MSDISRAPDIAHHAALDARMAKAAKSIRLLSLVSWPASEQQTFLADYAQGKAKLPAYRYPKHDFSDARREFEAIIAAADPAHPLGIYLIESARSWSVAAELLENLGTPRVTELSVALFGKPEHTLPGGATTREAANHFIAIANELDHELLDPSEQVAISATSLQLQLQAALDDYFDSRVITVELDPDLIAKAAAGATRIRLRAGAEFSDYDRHQLLQHEAFVHSLTALNGQQQIVLPSMALSSPRTTATQEGLATFAEQITGSIDIERMKRVSLRIEAVAMALDGADFLEVFRYFLDAGQNETESFTSAQRVFRGVPTTGGAAFTKDTVYLRGLIGVHTFFRWALKHGKLRLCRMLFAGKMTLADVQRFEPLFDSGDLLPPRWLPEWVARANGLAGMLAFSLFANRIRLEQIVDADSVADL, encoded by the coding sequence ATGAGCGATATCAGCCGCGCGCCCGACATCGCCCATCACGCCGCACTCGATGCGCGGATGGCGAAGGCGGCGAAATCGATCCGCCTGTTGAGCCTGGTCAGCTGGCCGGCCAGCGAGCAACAGACCTTCCTTGCCGACTACGCGCAGGGCAAGGCGAAGCTGCCGGCGTACCGGTATCCGAAACATGATTTCTCCGACGCGCGCCGCGAATTCGAAGCGATCATCGCCGCCGCCGATCCCGCGCATCCGCTCGGCATCTACCTGATCGAATCCGCGCGCAGCTGGTCGGTGGCGGCGGAATTGCTGGAAAACCTCGGCACACCGCGCGTGACTGAGTTGTCCGTGGCGTTGTTCGGCAAGCCGGAGCACACCTTGCCGGGCGGGGCGACCACGCGCGAGGCGGCTAATCACTTCATCGCCATCGCCAATGAACTCGACCACGAGTTGCTGGATCCCTCCGAACAGGTGGCGATCTCAGCGACCTCGCTGCAGTTGCAGTTGCAGGCGGCGCTGGACGATTATTTCGATAGCCGAGTGATCACCGTTGAGCTTGATCCCGACCTGATCGCCAAGGCCGCTGCCGGTGCCACCCGCATCCGCCTGCGCGCCGGCGCCGAATTTTCCGATTACGACCGTCACCAGTTACTGCAGCACGAAGCCTTCGTGCATTCGTTGACCGCACTCAACGGCCAGCAGCAGATCGTGTTGCCGAGCATGGCGCTGTCTTCGCCGCGCACCACCGCAACGCAGGAAGGGCTGGCCACCTTTGCCGAACAGATCACCGGCAGCATCGACATCGAACGCATGAAGCGGGTCAGCTTGCGCATCGAGGCGGTGGCGATGGCGTTGGATGGCGCCGATTTCCTCGAAGTCTTTCGTTATTTCCTCGATGCCGGGCAGAACGAAACGGAAAGTTTCACTTCCGCGCAGCGCGTGTTCCGTGGCGTTCCGACCACGGGTGGCGCGGCATTCACCAAGGACACCGTCTACCTGCGGGGGTTGATCGGCGTGCACACGTTCTTCCGTTGGGCGCTCAAGCACGGCAAGTTGCGCCTGTGCCGGATGCTGTTCGCCGGCAAGATGACCCTGGCCGACGTGCAGCGCTTCGAGCCCTTGTTCGACAGCGGCGACCTGTTGCCACCGCGCTGGCTGCCGGAATGGGTGGCGCGCGCGAACGGCCTGGCCGGGATGCTGGCGTTTTCGTTGTTCGCCAACCGTATCCGGTTGGAACAGATCGTGGACGCGGACAGCGTGGCGGATCTGTGA